From a single Herbiconiux sp. SALV-R1 genomic region:
- a CDS encoding FHA domain-containing protein, with protein sequence MSELTLLILQLAFLALLWVFIFIVVYAMRSDLFGQRVRKLKDAPAAAGAAPNAPAPNSANAANTAAASAAAAAAAAPAAPPPPAPKVPTFVPVAGTELSGPPRATTTNAGRLVITSGTKSGSEIALGAEPLTIGRSSDSSVVIRDDYTSTHHARLMIWGDEWVIQDLDSTNGTFLDGVRVTAPVHVPLNTPIRIGATSFELRR encoded by the coding sequence ATGAGCGAACTCACCCTCCTCATCCTGCAGCTGGCGTTCCTGGCGCTGCTCTGGGTGTTCATCTTCATCGTGGTCTACGCGATGCGCTCCGACCTGTTCGGTCAGCGGGTGCGCAAGCTGAAGGATGCTCCTGCCGCGGCGGGCGCCGCCCCGAACGCCCCCGCACCGAACTCCGCCAATGCCGCCAACACGGCCGCAGCATCCGCCGCCGCAGCTGCAGCGGCTGCCCCCGCGGCCCCGCCCCCGCCCGCCCCGAAGGTGCCCACCTTCGTCCCCGTCGCCGGCACCGAGCTGAGCGGGCCGCCGCGCGCCACCACCACCAACGCGGGCCGCCTGGTCATCACCTCGGGCACCAAGTCGGGCAGCGAGATCGCTCTCGGCGCCGAGCCGCTCACCATCGGCCGCTCCTCCGACTCCAGCGTCGTCATCCGCGACGACTACACCTCCACCCACCACGCCCGGCTCATGATCTGGGGCGACGAGTGGGTCATCCAAGACCTCGATTCCACCAACGGCACCTTCCTCGACGGCGTGCGGGTCACCGCGCCCGTGCACGTGCCCCTGAACACGCCGATCCGCATCGGTGCGACGAGCTTCGAGCTCCGGCGGTAG
- a CDS encoding DUF3662 and FHA domain-containing protein: MGILDNFERGLERAVNGAFAKTFRSGLQPVEISSALKRELDTKAAVVSRDRILVPNSFQVRLSTSDHQRMTGIGQALLDDLDQIVVQHAAQQGFQFAGPVMIELVHDEKLTTGVIQIDSANLQGEVSWVPVLDVAGVRHPITRSRTVVGRGSDADITVDDTGTSRKHVEIVWDGQNAQARDLGSTNGSELNGRPFQRATLEPDSVIRIGRTDIVFRVVPQTSVRGAGAGRGAQGRPAQPAEGRASHDAGRPPLDPGGFWR, from the coding sequence GTGGGAATACTGGACAACTTCGAGAGGGGTCTCGAGCGCGCCGTGAACGGCGCCTTCGCGAAGACCTTCCGCTCGGGGCTCCAGCCGGTCGAGATCTCCTCCGCGCTGAAGCGCGAGCTCGACACCAAGGCGGCGGTGGTCTCGCGCGACCGCATCCTGGTGCCGAACAGCTTCCAGGTGCGGTTGTCCACGTCAGATCACCAGCGCATGACGGGCATCGGCCAGGCCCTGCTCGACGACCTCGACCAGATCGTGGTGCAGCACGCGGCGCAGCAGGGCTTCCAGTTCGCCGGCCCCGTGATGATCGAGCTGGTGCACGACGAGAAGCTCACGACAGGTGTCATCCAGATCGACTCGGCGAACCTGCAGGGCGAGGTGAGCTGGGTGCCCGTGCTCGATGTCGCAGGGGTGCGGCACCCCATCACGCGCTCGCGCACGGTCGTGGGGCGCGGCAGCGACGCCGACATCACCGTCGACGACACCGGCACTTCCCGCAAGCACGTCGAGATCGTGTGGGACGGCCAGAACGCCCAGGCCCGCGACCTCGGGTCCACGAACGGCTCCGAGCTGAACGGCCGACCTTTCCAGCGCGCCACCCTCGAGCCCGACTCCGTCATCCGCATCGGCCGAACCGACATCGTGTTCCGGGTGGTGCCGCAGACCTCCGTGCGCGGCGCCGGTGCCGGCCGGGGAGCCCAGGGCCGCCCGGCCCAGCCCGCCGAGGGTCGCGCCTCCCACGACGCCGGCCGCCCGCCGCTCGATCCCGGCGGATTCTGGCGGTAG
- a CDS encoding PP2C family serine/threonine-protein phosphatase: MAIVTVSAAVSHVGKIRSNNQDSGFAGETLFAVADGMGGHAGGDVASALALKRLAEIDGEYSSAVDAEFALQEAIVAANAVLTETVYEHPELTGMGTTLSALVRVGHSVALAHIGDSRVYRLRDDTLTQITVDHTFVQRLVDSGRITPEEAKTHPRRSVLMRVLGDVDAAPEVDLQVMDTRPGDRWMLCSDGLSGVVEHDEIESILKDSIAPADAADALVKSSLDHGAPDNVTVVVVDVHQSLDTPEVEPVLVGSAARPIAFEQSSGRRTSRIPGLRLHPRGPASTEPSHFEPGSEDYLDELIEEDRRRSRRRKITWLIAALLAVALVALGLYAGYRWTQTRYYVGESNGNVAIYQGVQQGVGPIQLSHVFQETDIPTDALPGYTQRQVENTISADSVTAALDIVKRLSDSAAEGAEGGSGDGGSTDGSTSTPTPTPTPSPGGSPAP; encoded by the coding sequence GTGGCCATCGTGACCGTGAGCGCGGCCGTGTCCCACGTGGGCAAGATCCGCTCGAACAATCAAGACTCCGGTTTCGCCGGCGAGACCCTGTTCGCCGTCGCCGACGGCATGGGCGGGCACGCCGGCGGCGACGTCGCGAGCGCCCTCGCGCTCAAGCGTCTGGCCGAGATCGACGGGGAGTACAGCTCGGCGGTCGACGCCGAGTTCGCGCTGCAGGAGGCGATCGTCGCAGCCAACGCGGTGCTCACCGAGACCGTGTACGAGCATCCGGAGCTCACCGGCATGGGCACCACGCTCTCGGCCCTCGTGCGCGTGGGCCACAGCGTCGCCCTGGCCCACATCGGCGACTCCCGCGTCTACCGCCTGCGCGACGACACGCTCACCCAGATCACGGTCGACCACACCTTCGTGCAGCGGCTCGTCGACTCCGGGCGCATCACGCCCGAGGAGGCGAAGACACACCCCCGGCGCTCCGTGCTCATGCGGGTGCTCGGCGACGTCGACGCGGCGCCCGAGGTCGACCTGCAGGTGATGGACACGCGCCCCGGCGACCGCTGGATGCTGTGCTCCGACGGGCTCTCGGGCGTCGTGGAGCACGACGAGATCGAGTCGATCCTCAAAGACTCCATCGCCCCGGCAGATGCGGCGGATGCGCTGGTGAAGTCGAGCCTCGACCACGGCGCCCCCGACAACGTCACCGTCGTGGTGGTCGACGTGCACCAGTCGCTCGACACCCCCGAGGTGGAGCCGGTGCTGGTGGGCTCGGCGGCGCGACCGATCGCGTTCGAACAGTCGTCGGGCCGACGCACCTCGCGCATCCCGGGCCTGCGTCTGCACCCGAGGGGCCCCGCCTCCACCGAGCCGAGCCACTTCGAGCCGGGCTCCGAGGACTACCTCGACGAGCTCATCGAGGAAGACCGCCGGCGCAGCCGCCGCCGCAAGATCACCTGGCTGATCGCCGCGCTGCTCGCGGTCGCGCTCGTAGCCCTCGGCCTCTACGCGGGCTACCGCTGGACCCAGACCCGCTACTACGTGGGCGAGTCGAACGGCAACGTCGCGATCTATCAGGGCGTGCAGCAGGGGGTCGGCCCCATCCAGCTCTCGCACGTGTTCCAGGAGACCGACATCCCGACGGATGCTCTCCCCGGTTACACGCAACGCCAGGTCGAGAACACCATCAGCGCCGACTCGGTCACCGCGGCGCTCGACATCGTGAAGCGTCTGAGCGACTCCGCGGCCGAGGGTGCCGAGGGCGGATCGGGTGACGGCGGCTCGACCGACGGCAGCACGTCGACGCCGACGCCCACACCGACACCGTCACCCGGCGGGAGTCCCGCACCGTGA
- a CDS encoding FtsW/RodA/SpoVE family cell cycle protein, whose amino-acid sequence MGTAPTAPAAPPTKGVRRIRVPQKLRNLELFLLVFVCAVNAFAVVLVQFGALGAADGTVVTLGTGLSVLVFGLHIALRFVATNADPFILPIATLLNGVGIAMIYRIDIAENLTGWESTAVRQVVWSGIAIVLALVVIVVIRNHRVLQRYTYLAMLVAAVLLLLPMLPVIGQEIYGARVWIHIGEFSFQPGEVAKIALAVFFAGYLVSRRDSLSMVGTKVLGMRFPRARDLGPILVLWALSMAIIIFQRDLGTALLYFGLFVVMIYVATGRASWVVLGVGLFLVGAVVAGQVLVYVNDRFTNWLDAFNPAIYDEVGGSYQLVQGLFGLANGGLIGTGLGRGRPDITPLAQSDYIVASLGEELGLAGLFAIFALLLLFVSRGFRISFAGQDDFGRLLGVGLSFTVALQCFIVIGGVTRVIPLTGLTTPFMAAGGSSLVANWIIVGLLLRLSDTVRNQPRLVI is encoded by the coding sequence GTGGGAACCGCACCCACGGCCCCCGCCGCACCTCCCACGAAAGGTGTGCGGCGCATCCGTGTGCCGCAGAAGCTGCGCAACCTCGAACTGTTCCTGCTCGTCTTCGTCTGCGCGGTGAACGCCTTCGCCGTCGTGCTGGTGCAGTTCGGCGCGCTGGGGGCCGCCGACGGCACCGTGGTGACGCTGGGCACCGGGCTGTCGGTGCTCGTGTTCGGCCTGCACATCGCGCTGCGCTTCGTGGCGACGAACGCCGATCCGTTCATCCTGCCGATCGCGACGCTGCTGAACGGCGTCGGCATCGCGATGATCTACCGCATCGACATCGCCGAGAACCTCACCGGCTGGGAGAGCACCGCCGTGCGCCAAGTGGTGTGGAGCGGCATCGCGATCGTGCTGGCACTGGTCGTCATCGTCGTCATCCGCAACCACCGGGTGCTGCAGCGCTACACCTATCTCGCCATGCTCGTGGCGGCGGTGCTCCTGCTGCTCCCGATGCTGCCGGTGATCGGCCAGGAGATCTACGGGGCGCGGGTGTGGATCCACATCGGCGAGTTCTCGTTCCAGCCCGGTGAGGTGGCGAAGATCGCCCTCGCCGTGTTCTTCGCGGGCTACCTCGTCTCGCGCCGGGACAGCCTGTCGATGGTGGGCACGAAGGTGCTCGGCATGCGCTTCCCGCGCGCCCGTGACCTCGGGCCCATCCTCGTGCTCTGGGCGCTGTCGATGGCGATCATCATCTTCCAGCGCGACCTCGGCACCGCCCTGCTCTACTTCGGCCTGTTCGTCGTGATGATCTACGTCGCCACCGGGCGCGCCAGCTGGGTGGTGCTCGGCGTGGGGCTGTTCCTCGTCGGCGCCGTCGTGGCGGGCCAGGTGCTGGTGTACGTCAACGACAGGTTCACCAACTGGCTCGACGCCTTCAACCCCGCCATCTACGACGAGGTGGGCGGCAGCTACCAGCTGGTGCAGGGGCTGTTCGGCCTTGCCAACGGTGGCCTCATCGGCACCGGCCTCGGCCGCGGTCGCCCCGACATCACGCCGCTCGCGCAGAGCGACTACATCGTGGCCTCGCTCGGCGAGGAGCTCGGGCTCGCGGGCCTGTTCGCGATCTTCGCGCTGCTGCTGCTGTTCGTTTCGCGCGGGTTCCGCATCAGCTTCGCCGGGCAGGACGACTTCGGGCGGCTGCTCGGGGTGGGCCTGTCGTTCACGGTGGCCCTGCAGTGCTTCATCGTCATCGGCGGCGTCACCCGGGTCATCCCGCTCACCGGTCTCACGACGCCGTTCATGGCGGCGGGAGGTTCCTCGCTCGTGGCGAACTGGATCATCGTCGGACTGCTGCTGCGCCTGTCGGACACAGTGCGCAATCAGCCGAGGCTGGTGATCTAG
- a CDS encoding penicillin-binding protein 2 has protein sequence MTRELKRVSVVVFLMFATLFVSTTIIQFFQADNLSSDARNARTIYASYDTERGPILVDGQPIAVSVPTNDEFKYQRTYTNGPLYSAVTGYYTLGQGSSQIEQALNDYLSGTSDSQFLDYLNRLVTGQNPQGASVELTIDPVIQQAAYDALGDKQGAVVAIEPSTGRILAMVSKPDYDPNALAVHDSQQVLDTYDQLLAAPGDPLINKTINDLNPPGSTFKIVTTSAAVQNAGLDVNHTEPNPARLQLPGSSSTISNAGGGTCGGGDTVTIQTAFVLSCNIPMAELGMEMGETALGDMAKAFGFGSELSVPMDVSTSVFPRGLDDAQLALASFGQGSDVATPIQVAMLSAAVANGGKLMTPTLVDEIRAPDLSLLQGFEAKEFGTPLTSVTASTLSELMVEAVESGAATNARIDGVSVAGKTGTAENGEGDPYTLWFTGFAPADNPRIAVAVVVEDGGGMGQDGTGNELAAPIAKRVLEAGLSK, from the coding sequence GTGACCCGTGAACTCAAACGCGTGAGCGTGGTCGTCTTCCTCATGTTCGCGACCCTGTTCGTGTCGACGACGATCATCCAGTTCTTCCAGGCCGACAACCTCTCGAGCGACGCCAGGAACGCCCGCACCATCTACGCCAGCTACGACACCGAGCGCGGCCCCATCCTCGTCGACGGGCAGCCGATCGCCGTCTCGGTGCCCACGAACGACGAGTTCAAGTACCAGCGCACCTACACCAACGGCCCGCTCTACAGCGCCGTCACGGGCTATTACACGCTGGGGCAGGGCTCGAGCCAGATCGAGCAGGCGCTGAACGACTACCTCTCGGGCACCAGCGACTCGCAGTTCCTCGACTACCTCAACCGGTTGGTCACCGGGCAGAACCCGCAGGGCGCCTCGGTCGAGCTCACCATCGACCCCGTCATCCAGCAGGCCGCCTACGACGCCCTCGGCGACAAGCAGGGCGCGGTCGTCGCGATCGAGCCGTCGACCGGGCGCATCCTGGCCATGGTGTCCAAGCCCGACTACGACCCCAACGCCCTCGCGGTGCACGACAGCCAGCAGGTGCTCGACACCTACGACCAGCTGCTCGCCGCCCCGGGCGACCCGCTCATCAACAAGACCATCAACGACCTGAACCCGCCCGGCTCGACCTTCAAGATCGTCACCACCTCGGCTGCCGTGCAGAACGCCGGCCTCGACGTGAACCACACCGAGCCCAACCCGGCGCGGCTGCAGCTGCCCGGTTCGAGCTCGACCATCTCGAACGCCGGCGGGGGCACCTGCGGAGGGGGCGACACGGTCACCATCCAGACGGCCTTCGTGCTCTCCTGCAACATCCCGATGGCCGAGCTCGGCATGGAGATGGGCGAGACGGCGCTCGGCGACATGGCGAAGGCCTTCGGCTTCGGCTCGGAGCTGTCGGTGCCGATGGATGTCTCGACCAGCGTGTTCCCGCGGGGTCTCGACGACGCTCAGCTCGCGCTGGCCTCGTTCGGTCAGGGCAGCGACGTCGCGACGCCCATCCAGGTGGCGATGCTCTCGGCAGCGGTGGCGAACGGAGGAAAGCTGATGACACCGACTCTCGTCGACGAGATCAGGGCACCTGATCTCAGTCTTCTGCAGGGCTTCGAGGCGAAGGAGTTCGGCACCCCGCTGACTTCGGTAACAGCTTCGACACTTTCCGAGCTGATGGTCGAGGCCGTCGAGAGCGGCGCGGCGACTAATGCAAGAATAGACGGGGTCAGTGTGGCCGGTAAGACCGGGACCGCGGAGAACGGGGAGGGCGATCCCTACACTCTGTGGTTCACCGGCTTCGCTCCTGCAGACAATCCTCGGATCGCCGTCGCAGTCGTCGTCGAAGACGGCGGCGGGATGGGCCAGGACGGTACGGGAAACGAACTAGCCGCACCGATCGCGAAACGAGTACTAGAGGCGGGCTTGAGTAAATGA